One stretch of Arachis hypogaea cultivar Tifrunner chromosome 20, arahy.Tifrunner.gnm2.J5K5, whole genome shotgun sequence DNA includes these proteins:
- the LOC112783692 gene encoding uricase-2 isozyme 2-like — translation MAERVEGFNFEQRHGKKRVRVARVWKTKEGKHYVVEWRVSISLLSDCVNSYLRDDNFDIVATDTMKNTVYAKAKECSELLSVENFAIELAKHFISFYRQEEKLPPEVKY, via the exons ATGGCAGAAAGAGTAGAGGGATTCAACTTCGAGCAAAGGCATGGGAAAAAGAGGGTAAGGGTGGCTCGCGTGTGGAAGACGAAGGAAGGAAAACACTACGTTGTGGAGTGGCGAGTCAGCATCAGCCTCCTCTCTGATTGTGTCAACTCTTATCTCCGTGATGATAACTTCGATATCGTTGCCACTGACACCATGAAGAACACT GTATATGCAAAAGCCAAGGAGTGCTCTGAACTACTTTCTGTTGAGAACTTTGCTATTGAGCTTGCCAAGCACTTTATATCATTCTATAGGCAG gaagagaaattacctccggaagtcaagtactga